DNA sequence from the Streptomyces canus genome:
CTCGGGGCCGTGGGGGCGGCAGGCGCCGCGTTTTCCCTGCTGACCGAGGGCACCCGCAGCAAGGCGGCCGCCGCGACGGACGGCACCCTCACCATTCCGGACCTGCTGGAGGGCACCACCACCAACGGCACCACCACCTTCACCCTGGCGGCACAGACCGGCACCGCCGAGGTGCTCAGCGGCGTCACCAGCAGCACCGCGGGTTACAACCAGTCGTTCCTCGGCCCCACTTTGAAGTGGACCAAGGGCGACACCGTGCTGCTGAACATCACCAACAGCCTCACCGAGGACACCACCGTCCACTTCCACGGCGCCCATGTCCCGCCCAAAATGGACGGCGGCCCGCAGAACGCCTTCTCCGCCGGGACGACCTGGTCCCCCACCTTCACGGTCCTGGACGAGGCCAAGACCCTCTGGTACCACCCGCACGCCCTGGGCACCACGGCCAAGCAGGCCACCCACGGCCTGGCCGGGATGATCATCGTCGAGGACGACTCCGACACGTCCGCCGCACTGCCCGGCGACTACGGCGTCGACGACATCCCGCTCGTCTTCCAGTGCCTGGCCGTGGACGGCGCCGGCGACATCAAGTACGACCAGAGCGGCTATCTCAGCTCCGGTCTCAGCTTCCCGCTGCTGGTGAACGGCGAGAACGTCGACGACACCACGCTCGCCTTCGCCGCCACCAAGACCCGCAACCGCTTCCGCGCGCTCAACGCCTCGCCGTCGGACATCATCACCCTCCAGCGCAGCGACGGCGGCACGCTGACCCAGATCGCCACGGACCAGGGCTATCTGACGGAGGCGGCCGAGGTGACCACCATCCGTCTGGTGGCCGGCGCCCGCGCCGAGTTCGTCATGGACGTCAGCGAGGACGTCACGCTCCAGGCCGT
Encoded proteins:
- a CDS encoding multicopper oxidase family protein, whose translation is MTHTTDGLGAKPEHSKESRGHKKGLHRRKFLGGMAGVGLGAVGAAGAAFSLLTEGTRSKAAAATDGTLTIPDLLEGTTTNGTTTFTLAAQTGTAEVLSGVTSSTAGYNQSFLGPTLKWTKGDTVLLNITNSLTEDTTVHFHGAHVPPKMDGGPQNAFSAGTTWSPTFTVLDEAKTLWYHPHALGTTAKQATHGLAGMIIVEDDSDTSAALPGDYGVDDIPLVFQCLAVDGAGDIKYDQSGYLSSGLSFPLLVNGENVDDTTLAFAATKTRNRFRALNASPSDIITLQRSDGGTLTQIATDQGYLTEAAEVTTIRLVAGARAEFVMDVSEDVTLQAVITTGWIRGGSGTYDFLTVTAGGTDTPDDLPSSLNTIERYDTSDFTARTITLSNTGATMKINGSAGLTTAGMTMISTTLGAKEIWTVTNASQLEHSFHLHDVPYQLVSINGKEPTGVDLGWYDTFEVVGGGEIVIAMEFTDFADDTYMYMLHCHLLQHEDEGMMASLMVTES